The Gemmata palustris genome includes a region encoding these proteins:
- a CDS encoding L-lactate MFS transporter produces the protein MAVPARAWVVTGAGTAVNLCLGILYGWSVWNAALVNEARAGEPMTGLNEGWTYLDNVRGTVAYAVCGITFALFMIPGGRLQDRYGAKIGATLGGLFLAIGCIVAGLMKSFEGLVVGFGVLGGIGMGLGYAAATPAAVKWFHSSRRGLIVGLVVAGYGAAAVYISPLADYLITNHGLTGSFVGLGIFFAVVVVIAGQLLSPPPPGFVAAAPSNVVEGPKLAATNFGAGQMLRTWQFYALVLLFIGSAQSGLLVISKAKTFLADTAGKTGYFAERAWLLVTFIGVVNAIGRIGTGQYSDRIGRLNAYAINGLVSAACLLVAPWVLAEKNVLLLFVVIGVMAWQYGGTLAVLPALTADYYGPKNLGLNYGLVFVGWGFAFFVPLVASSIKDRTGQWGGAFYLSAGLLVTAVLVSRIIRKPVSVAPGA, from the coding sequence ATGGCGGTTCCGGCGCGGGCGTGGGTGGTGACCGGCGCGGGCACGGCCGTTAACCTGTGTCTCGGCATCCTCTACGGCTGGAGCGTGTGGAACGCGGCGCTCGTGAACGAGGCGCGGGCCGGCGAGCCGATGACCGGGCTGAACGAGGGGTGGACGTACCTCGATAACGTGCGCGGGACCGTCGCGTATGCCGTCTGCGGGATCACGTTCGCGCTGTTCATGATCCCGGGCGGGCGCCTCCAGGACCGTTACGGGGCGAAGATCGGGGCCACGCTCGGCGGGTTGTTCCTCGCGATCGGGTGCATCGTCGCCGGCCTCATGAAGAGCTTCGAGGGGCTGGTGGTCGGATTCGGCGTGCTGGGTGGAATCGGCATGGGTTTGGGCTACGCCGCGGCGACGCCCGCGGCGGTGAAGTGGTTCCACAGCAGCCGGCGCGGGCTGATCGTTGGGTTGGTTGTGGCGGGGTACGGGGCCGCGGCCGTCTACATTTCGCCGCTCGCGGACTACCTCATCACGAACCACGGATTGACCGGCAGTTTCGTGGGATTGGGGATCTTCTTCGCGGTCGTGGTCGTGATCGCCGGTCAACTCCTCAGTCCTCCCCCGCCCGGGTTCGTGGCGGCCGCGCCGTCCAACGTCGTGGAAGGACCGAAGCTGGCTGCCACCAACTTCGGCGCGGGGCAGATGCTCCGCACGTGGCAGTTCTATGCGCTCGTGTTACTCTTCATCGGGTCCGCGCAATCGGGCCTACTCGTCATCTCGAAGGCGAAAACGTTTCTCGCAGACACCGCGGGCAAAACCGGCTACTTCGCCGAGCGTGCGTGGCTGCTCGTCACGTTTATTGGTGTGGTGAACGCGATCGGGCGCATTGGGACCGGGCAGTATTCCGACCGCATCGGGCGGCTCAACGCTTACGCGATCAATGGTCTGGTGTCCGCCGCGTGCCTCCTGGTCGCGCCGTGGGTACTCGCGGAGAAAAACGTCCTGTTGCTGTTCGTGGTGATCGGGGTTATGGCGTGGCAGTACGGCGGTACGCTCGCGGTGCTCCCCGCGCTGACGGCCGATTACTACGGCCCGAAGAACCTGGGACTGAACTACGGGTTGGTGTTCGTGGGCTGGGGGTTCGCGTTCTTCGTGCCGCTGGTGGCCAGTTCGATCAAGGACCGGACCGGGCAGTGGGGCGGGGCGTTTTACCTGTCGGCGGGACTGCTCGTAACGGCTGTGCTGGTGAGCCGCATAATCCGCAAGCCGGTTTCAGTCGCGCCCGGCGCGTGA
- a CDS encoding DUF3307 domain-containing protein has translation MLLALLFFLIAGHALMDYSLQNDSMAVCKCRKSTNPLAASVPWYYWLTSHALLHGAAVGVIFRWMNFDWNVVLAVALAETVIHWITDYGKCEKWYSLHVDQAVHITCKIIWWGLVAGEVVKPIGG, from the coding sequence ATGTTGTTAGCGCTGCTGTTCTTCTTGATCGCCGGGCACGCGCTGATGGACTACTCGTTGCAGAACGACTCGATGGCGGTGTGCAAGTGCCGGAAGTCCACCAACCCGCTCGCGGCGAGCGTGCCGTGGTACTACTGGCTCACGTCGCACGCGCTCCTGCACGGGGCCGCGGTCGGGGTCATTTTCCGGTGGATGAACTTCGACTGGAACGTGGTCCTGGCCGTCGCCCTGGCGGAAACCGTAATTCACTGGATCACCGACTACGGTAAGTGCGAGAAGTGGTACTCATTGCACGTCGATCAGGCCGTTCACATCACCTGTAAAATCATCTGGTGGGGACTCGTCGCGGGCGAAGTCGTCAAGCCGATCGGGGGCTAA
- a CDS encoding ABC exporter membrane fusion protein, which produces MPHANSHRSGRASTTALAVAAALMVGGIAGYFLAGRANKSGGASDGGTNGEAASRDRVTALGRLQPEGGVVPVYGPPGDRIARMYSIPTGAPLVAGAPIAELASRKDRLLEVQVARTQLTEATAARDASKRAGEKKIQAAEAELNQAKANKVSDLAALDAKLKAVALQAKTAAKQAERLRGLKGKVTTVADEDIEKVELLQAQADAELAATQATRDKTRITYEETEKAAEAKIGAAKAELEEALARAPIKSSEEKVALAEQMAEMTTIKAPISGIVLKVTGRTGQPTGVDPILQLADLGKMTAVAEVYESDVERLTGWVRSGPVTAEVTNPALPKPLKGVVRSEADITRMIARNQVFAMGPREDADRRVVEVVVHLDDASAADAGRLVGLQVTVAFVPGK; this is translated from the coding sequence ATGCCGCACGCCAATAGCCATCGATCCGGGCGCGCATCGACCACCGCGCTGGCCGTGGCCGCCGCCCTCATGGTCGGCGGGATCGCGGGCTACTTCCTCGCGGGACGCGCTAACAAGTCGGGCGGCGCCTCCGACGGGGGCACGAACGGCGAGGCCGCTTCGCGCGACCGCGTCACCGCGCTCGGGCGCCTCCAACCGGAGGGCGGGGTGGTTCCCGTGTACGGCCCGCCGGGAGATCGCATCGCACGAATGTACTCGATCCCCACCGGCGCCCCGCTCGTGGCCGGCGCTCCCATTGCCGAACTCGCGAGCCGCAAGGACCGGTTGCTCGAAGTCCAAGTGGCCCGCACGCAACTCACCGAAGCAACGGCCGCGCGGGACGCGAGCAAGCGGGCGGGCGAGAAGAAGATTCAGGCCGCGGAAGCCGAACTGAACCAGGCCAAAGCGAACAAGGTCAGCGACCTCGCCGCGCTCGACGCCAAGCTGAAGGCCGTCGCTCTGCAAGCGAAGACTGCCGCGAAACAGGCAGAACGCCTGCGGGGACTGAAAGGCAAAGTCACAACGGTGGCCGACGAGGACATCGAGAAGGTCGAGTTGCTCCAGGCACAAGCCGACGCCGAGCTCGCCGCGACGCAGGCCACGCGCGACAAAACCCGGATCACCTACGAAGAGACGGAGAAGGCGGCCGAGGCGAAGATCGGTGCGGCGAAAGCAGAGCTAGAGGAGGCACTGGCCCGCGCGCCGATCAAGTCCTCCGAGGAGAAGGTCGCGCTCGCGGAGCAAATGGCCGAAATGACCACCATTAAGGCTCCGATATCGGGGATCGTACTGAAGGTGACCGGGCGCACCGGGCAACCAACCGGGGTGGACCCGATCCTTCAACTCGCGGACCTCGGCAAGATGACCGCGGTGGCGGAGGTGTACGAGAGCGACGTGGAGCGACTGACGGGTTGGGTGCGCTCGGGGCCGGTTACGGCGGAAGTCACGAACCCGGCCCTGCCGAAGCCACTAAAAGGCGTCGTTCGCTCGGAAGCCGACATCACGCGCATGATCGCGCGCAACCAGGTGTTCGCGATGGGGCCGCGCGAGGACGCCGACCGCCGCGTGGTGGAGGTGGTCGTTCACCTGGACGACGCAAGTGCCGCTGACGCGGGCCGGCTCGTCGGGCTGCAAGTGACAGTCGCGTTCGTGCCGGGGAAGTAG
- a CDS encoding FtsX-like permease family protein, producing the protein MTPLRLAWANLVHKRTRTFIAAAGVAFAVVLVFMELGMLGGVGRTATMLYDKLQFDLLITSSEYLDLSRAPEFPRARLSQARVEGVDDVIPVSFGVAGWRAPRQESVFGGTEPGGQLSINIVAAVPDQLAKTFAVGKGGAFASEEEAARAGVKLKQLDTFLLDRRSKPDFGDVNQLQKLPPDGRAGEAVRVNGMRASVVGGFDLGTGFSWNGMLLTSEETYTHFAMRPRDAVHFGLVQLKPGADPVAVQKQLRATLPPDVKVYTRAEINAAERNYWLRLTSIGQFLLVAVILAIVVGVIFVYQMMAADIRNMLPEYATVKALGYRPPYLTGVVLWQAVLLAVFGYVPGFIAALGLYFVASTYGGIPTAMTLGAAVGVLALTCFMCLASGLLAVRKVHTADPADLF; encoded by the coding sequence ATGACTCCCCTTCGGCTCGCGTGGGCGAACCTGGTTCACAAACGCACGCGGACGTTCATCGCCGCGGCCGGGGTCGCGTTCGCGGTCGTGCTCGTGTTCATGGAACTCGGTATGCTCGGCGGCGTCGGCCGCACCGCGACCATGCTTTACGACAAGCTGCAATTCGATTTACTCATCACATCGTCCGAGTACCTCGACCTGAGCCGCGCGCCCGAGTTCCCGCGGGCGCGACTTTCACAGGCCCGGGTCGAAGGCGTGGACGACGTGATCCCGGTTTCCTTCGGCGTCGCGGGTTGGCGGGCGCCGCGCCAGGAGTCTGTGTTCGGTGGTACCGAACCGGGCGGGCAGTTGAGTATCAACATCGTCGCCGCGGTGCCGGATCAACTTGCCAAGACGTTCGCCGTGGGGAAGGGCGGCGCGTTCGCGTCCGAAGAAGAAGCGGCCCGCGCGGGAGTCAAACTGAAGCAGCTCGACACGTTCCTGCTCGATCGCCGGTCCAAGCCGGATTTCGGCGACGTTAATCAACTTCAGAAACTTCCTCCCGACGGACGCGCGGGTGAGGCCGTTCGCGTAAACGGCATGCGCGCGAGCGTCGTGGGCGGGTTCGATCTCGGTACCGGGTTCAGTTGGAACGGAATGCTGCTGACCAGCGAAGAGACTTACACGCACTTCGCGATGCGCCCGCGGGACGCGGTTCATTTCGGATTGGTGCAGTTGAAGCCGGGCGCCGACCCGGTTGCTGTTCAGAAGCAGCTTCGCGCGACTCTACCGCCCGATGTGAAGGTTTACACGCGCGCCGAGATCAACGCGGCCGAGCGCAACTACTGGTTGCGGCTCACCTCCATTGGGCAATTCCTGTTGGTCGCGGTGATTCTGGCAATTGTGGTCGGTGTCATTTTCGTGTACCAGATGATGGCCGCGGACATCCGCAACATGCTGCCGGAGTACGCGACGGTAAAAGCACTCGGCTACCGCCCGCCGTACCTCACGGGCGTGGTGTTGTGGCAGGCCGTGTTGCTCGCGGTCTTCGGTTACGTTCCGGGCTTCATCGCAGCGCTGGGATTGTATTTCGTGGCGAGCACCTACGGCGGCATCCCGACCGCAATGACACTCGGAGCCGCGGTGGGCGTACTCGCGCTGACGTGCTTTATGTGCCTCGCGTCCGGGCTATTAGCCGTGCGGAAGGTCCACACGGCGGACCCGGCAGACCTGTTCTAG
- the devC gene encoding ABC transporter permease DevC, whose translation MPAPAPVPLAWKNLAHDRVRFALFASGVGFAVVLMGVQYGIMNAMLDSNTVLIERLKGDIVLINPNKASLLFREGVSRRRIAEAEGVAGVKSVSPVFVEYSIAALRHTAADPSARTSTRRVRVIGVDPNADVLDLPGVSAKDWQELNTPGTALYDRKSRPHPDQVNHPGESVFGKLEPGAGTELAGRDIRLVAGFEMGFDFGTDGSVVVSDRTFEKWVREPYYPTSPMAETDIGVVKLLPGADVKGVKAALQSKFAAGSDVLVLTRDEMVSREKSFWWVNTPIGFAFGAGVLLGFVVGMVICYQILASDVADHLPEYATLKAIGYTNRYLSWIVLQESLILAAAGFIPGVAVTYAMYLVLSEITGLPMILTPARFALVMVLTVVMCVASGALAVSKVKKVDPADVF comes from the coding sequence ATGCCCGCTCCCGCTCCCGTTCCCCTGGCCTGGAAGAACCTTGCCCACGACAGGGTGCGGTTCGCGCTGTTCGCGTCCGGCGTCGGGTTCGCGGTGGTGCTGATGGGCGTGCAGTACGGCATCATGAACGCGATGCTCGACAGCAACACGGTGCTCATCGAGCGGCTCAAGGGCGACATCGTACTCATCAACCCGAACAAGGCGTCGCTGCTGTTCCGCGAGGGCGTGTCGCGCCGGCGGATCGCGGAAGCCGAGGGCGTGGCTGGTGTGAAGAGCGTGTCGCCGGTGTTCGTGGAGTATTCCATCGCGGCCCTGCGCCACACCGCGGCTGACCCGTCCGCGCGCACCAGCACGCGGCGGGTGCGCGTGATCGGCGTCGATCCGAACGCCGACGTACTCGACCTACCCGGCGTGAGTGCGAAAGACTGGCAGGAACTGAACACGCCAGGAACCGCGCTTTATGACCGCAAGAGCCGACCGCACCCGGACCAGGTCAATCACCCGGGCGAGTCGGTATTCGGAAAACTCGAACCCGGGGCCGGAACTGAACTCGCGGGGCGCGACATCCGGCTCGTTGCGGGCTTCGAGATGGGCTTCGATTTCGGCACCGACGGCAGCGTCGTGGTGAGTGACCGCACGTTCGAGAAATGGGTTCGCGAGCCGTACTACCCGACGAGCCCGATGGCGGAAACGGACATCGGCGTGGTGAAGTTGCTCCCGGGCGCGGACGTGAAAGGGGTGAAGGCGGCGCTGCAATCGAAGTTCGCCGCTGGGAGCGATGTGCTGGTTCTCACACGCGACGAAATGGTGTCGCGCGAGAAAAGCTTCTGGTGGGTGAACACGCCGATCGGCTTCGCGTTCGGTGCCGGTGTGCTCCTGGGCTTTGTTGTCGGAATGGTGATCTGCTACCAGATTCTCGCGAGCGACGTGGCCGACCACCTGCCCGAGTACGCGACACTGAAGGCCATCGGCTACACGAACCGATACCTGAGTTGGATCGTGCTGCAAGAGTCGCTGATCCTCGCCGCAGCGGGCTTCATTCCCGGCGTGGCGGTGACCTATGCGATGTATCTCGTCCTCAGCGAGATTACCGGGCTGCCGATGATTCTCACGCCGGCCCGATTCGCGCTGGTGATGGTGTTAACAGTGGTGATGTGCGTCGCGTCCGGGGCGCTCGCGGTGAGCAAGGTGAAGAAGGTGGACCCCGCCGATGTCTTCTAA
- a CDS encoding ATP-binding cassette domain-containing protein yields the protein MSSKLPLPGQPVLRIRGVNHYFGTGDTRTQVLFDNTLEVMPGELVIMSGPSGSGKTTILTLIGGLRTLQEGEIEVWDAGLGGYRNLRGVPEPELVHVRRLIGFIFQRHNLFDSLTSVQNIRMAQRLKETGEADPDADARDVLTYLLLGEKDLEGRTQKSRFDYKPAKLSGGQRQRVAIARALVNRPKLVLADEPTAALDANSGLAVVTLVQELARQRSEEDLRRLVRPPEEAGENGRLGSWQIPLLKKIATEHGTTSLIVTHDSRIMNLADRIVHMERGRIESNVVVAERLFVREGLRQSPAFAAVLPEEQEKIADSVLIGVHPNDPVRPDHLAAKPGCVEVYEPGQVIVRQGDAVNAESKFYLIRRGTVDVSREVGGATQKLTEMGAGRYFGEVALLMDQPRNATVRALTRVEVYTVNRATFDKFYSVSRPFIERVLANFRAGDGTPRT from the coding sequence ATGTCTTCTAAACTCCCCCTCCCCGGTCAACCGGTGCTCCGCATTCGTGGGGTGAATCACTACTTCGGTACCGGCGACACGCGCACGCAGGTGCTCTTCGATAACACGCTCGAAGTGATGCCGGGCGAGTTAGTCATCATGAGCGGCCCGTCCGGGTCGGGCAAAACGACCATTCTCACGCTCATCGGCGGGCTGCGCACGCTGCAAGAAGGCGAGATCGAAGTTTGGGACGCGGGGCTGGGCGGTTACCGCAACTTGAGGGGCGTACCCGAGCCGGAACTGGTCCACGTTCGCCGGCTCATCGGGTTCATTTTTCAGCGACACAATTTGTTCGACTCGCTCACGAGCGTGCAGAACATCCGCATGGCGCAGCGGTTGAAAGAGACCGGCGAAGCCGATCCCGACGCGGACGCACGCGACGTGCTCACGTACCTGCTCCTCGGCGAAAAAGACCTGGAAGGGCGCACGCAGAAGTCGCGGTTCGACTACAAGCCCGCAAAACTCTCCGGCGGTCAACGGCAGCGCGTCGCCATCGCGCGGGCGCTCGTCAATCGACCGAAGCTCGTTCTCGCCGACGAGCCGACGGCGGCCCTCGACGCGAATAGCGGACTCGCGGTGGTCACATTGGTGCAGGAACTCGCGCGCCAACGGTCCGAGGAAGACCTCCGCCGGCTCGTGCGCCCGCCCGAAGAAGCCGGCGAGAACGGGCGGCTCGGAAGTTGGCAGATCCCGCTTTTAAAGAAGATCGCCACAGAACACGGCACTACCAGCCTGATTGTCACGCACGATTCGCGCATCATGAATCTGGCCGACCGCATCGTTCACATGGAACGCGGCCGGATCGAGTCGAACGTGGTCGTCGCGGAGCGCCTGTTCGTGCGAGAGGGCCTGCGCCAGAGTCCGGCGTTCGCCGCGGTTCTGCCCGAAGAGCAGGAAAAGATCGCCGATTCGGTCCTGATCGGCGTTCACCCGAACGACCCGGTGCGCCCGGACCACCTCGCCGCAAAGCCCGGCTGTGTCGAAGTCTACGAACCGGGACAGGTCATCGTGCGCCAGGGCGACGCGGTGAACGCGGAGAGCAAGTTCTACCTGATCCGGCGCGGCACCGTGGACGTGTCGCGCGAGGTCGGAGGAGCGACTCAAAAGCTCACAGAAATGGGTGCGGGGAGGTACTTCGGTGAAGTCGCGCTCCTCATGGACCAGCCTCGGAACGCGACCGTGCGTGCGCTGACTCGCGTCGAGGTGTACACGGTGAACCGCGCCACGTTCGACAAATTCTACTCAGTGAGCCGACCGTTTATTGAACGCGTACTGGCGAACTTCCGCGCAGGTGACGGCACCCCGCGAACGTAA
- a CDS encoding PilZ domain-containing protein: MSFVEMLEGAKVWATGNLPIVVGGFVALLVLTFLVVIAARRRGALDPAKLAPASANALTGEKALSWAPPEQSYADRRGAVRREGQPVRVLLASNTFRNGAGDGYVIDRSTGGLKLATQSAVPPGTTVQVRAVDAPDTIGFVTVIVRSCRKNTNYYELGCEFEKTPPWNVLLLFG, from the coding sequence ATGTCGTTCGTCGAAATGCTCGAGGGGGCCAAAGTTTGGGCCACCGGGAATCTGCCGATCGTGGTCGGCGGGTTCGTCGCGCTATTGGTGCTCACGTTCCTGGTGGTAATCGCCGCCCGGCGCCGCGGGGCCCTCGATCCGGCCAAACTTGCGCCCGCCAGCGCTAACGCTCTCACCGGTGAGAAAGCGCTCAGTTGGGCGCCGCCGGAGCAATCCTACGCGGACCGCCGGGGGGCGGTGCGGCGCGAGGGCCAGCCGGTCCGGGTGCTGCTCGCCTCGAACACGTTCCGCAACGGGGCCGGTGACGGGTACGTCATTGATCGATCGACCGGGGGCTTGAAGCTCGCGACCCAGTCGGCTGTACCGCCCGGGACGACGGTCCAGGTTCGTGCGGTGGACGCCCCGGACACCATCGGGTTCGTCACGGTCATCGTCCGCAGTTGCCGCAAGAACACGAACTATTACGAACTCGGGTGCGAGTTCGAGAAGACCCCACCGTGGAACGTTCTCTTGCTGTTCGGATGA
- a CDS encoding thiamine pyrophosphate-binding protein: MDFAFSRRGLIQGAAAVGGALAANAASAGPIAHVREARHPGWVFGRMTGAEALCAALLAENVGCVYGIPGAQENELWDTFKEKGIPYLLVTHEFSAACMADGYARSTGKPGVLCVVPGPGVTNSLTGLGEALLDSSPLVAIVGDVANGEKAKPFQVHALNQVELLKPVCKCVYAVQTVEQIAAAVRQAFVTATQGEPGPVAVVVPYNLFIEAHDFRTPPPAVPAPPFDDAAFERALPFLADKKHRVGIYAGVGCMASSAELAAVAEMLQAPVATSVSGRGVISDSHPLAVGWGFGPHASEVAETVFAGEKKHPLKSGVDTLLAIGVKFSEVSTGYYGNPQPKHVVHVDANPCNLGRILKTDVCVHADAGVFLGRLLACGDRLRRADDKWLVNHIRTLKTDAAKELCNIPQPKCGVDPLATVAALRKVLPDDALLFTDVSVTEHLAAEHFRVCHPRTYFNPVDNQAMGWSVPAALGAQRVHYGKTVATLTGDGCLLMSAMEITTAAREHLPVKFVILDDQAYHYMQMLQKPAYLRTTATILTRLDYKALAQAFGVGYVEINSHAELEAKLRGAVCYDGPVLVRVLTDYSKRKVRWVDAVRARYTKELTAAQKARFLARIGSRAIQLDKKND, translated from the coding sequence ATGGACTTCGCGTTCTCTCGTCGTGGGCTGATTCAGGGTGCGGCCGCTGTGGGCGGCGCCTTGGCCGCGAATGCCGCAAGTGCAGGCCCCATTGCGCACGTCCGAGAAGCGCGGCACCCGGGGTGGGTGTTCGGTCGCATGACCGGCGCCGAAGCCCTGTGTGCGGCACTGCTTGCGGAGAACGTCGGGTGCGTGTACGGCATTCCCGGCGCGCAGGAAAACGAACTGTGGGACACCTTCAAAGAAAAGGGCATCCCGTACCTGCTCGTGACCCACGAGTTCTCCGCCGCGTGCATGGCCGACGGCTACGCACGCAGCACCGGGAAACCCGGCGTGCTGTGCGTCGTTCCCGGCCCCGGCGTGACGAATTCGTTGACAGGCTTAGGCGAAGCACTGCTGGACTCCTCACCGCTCGTGGCAATCGTCGGCGATGTGGCGAACGGCGAGAAGGCGAAGCCGTTTCAGGTTCACGCGCTGAACCAGGTCGAGTTACTCAAGCCGGTGTGCAAGTGCGTGTACGCCGTGCAGACCGTCGAGCAGATCGCCGCAGCGGTACGACAGGCGTTCGTCACCGCGACACAGGGCGAACCGGGGCCGGTCGCGGTGGTGGTGCCGTACAACCTGTTCATCGAGGCTCACGACTTCCGCACCCCGCCGCCCGCGGTTCCGGCCCCGCCCTTTGATGACGCCGCGTTCGAGCGGGCGCTGCCGTTCCTGGCGGACAAGAAGCACCGCGTCGGCATCTACGCCGGGGTAGGCTGCATGGCCTCCAGCGCCGAACTCGCGGCCGTCGCGGAAATGCTCCAGGCGCCCGTTGCGACGAGCGTCTCGGGGCGCGGGGTCATCAGCGATTCGCACCCGCTCGCGGTCGGATGGGGCTTCGGCCCGCACGCCAGCGAAGTCGCGGAGACGGTGTTCGCCGGCGAGAAGAAGCACCCGCTGAAATCGGGCGTCGATACGCTACTCGCGATCGGGGTGAAGTTCAGCGAAGTCTCGACGGGCTATTACGGTAACCCGCAACCCAAACACGTCGTTCACGTTGACGCGAACCCGTGCAACCTCGGGCGCATTCTGAAGACGGACGTGTGCGTCCACGCGGACGCGGGCGTTTTCCTCGGTCGTCTGCTGGCGTGCGGCGACAGGCTCCGGCGCGCGGACGACAAGTGGCTCGTGAACCACATTCGCACCCTGAAGACCGACGCCGCGAAAGAACTCTGCAACATCCCGCAACCGAAGTGCGGCGTCGACCCACTCGCGACCGTCGCCGCGCTCCGCAAGGTGCTGCCGGACGACGCGCTGCTCTTCACCGATGTGAGCGTGACGGAGCATCTCGCGGCCGAGCACTTCCGCGTGTGCCACCCGCGCACGTACTTCAACCCGGTCGACAATCAGGCGATGGGGTGGAGCGTGCCGGCCGCACTCGGCGCGCAGCGGGTTCATTACGGGAAGACGGTCGCGACGCTCACCGGCGACGGGTGCCTGCTCATGAGCGCGATGGAAATCACCACCGCGGCGCGCGAGCACCTGCCGGTAAAGTTCGTGATTCTCGACGACCAAGCGTATCACTACATGCAGATGCTGCAAAAACCCGCGTACCTGCGGACCACGGCCACGATCCTCACGCGCCTCGACTACAAGGCACTCGCCCAGGCGTTCGGCGTGGGTTACGTGGAGATCAATTCGCACGCGGAACTGGAAGCGAAGCTGCGCGGCGCGGTGTGTTACGACGGACCGGTTCTGGTTCGCGTGCTGACTGACTACAGTAAGCGCAAGGTGCGGTGGGTGGACGCGGTGCGGGCGCGGTACACGAAGGAACTGACCGCGGCGCAGAAGGCGCGGTTCCTGGCCCGCATCGGCTCGCGCGCGATCCAGTTGGACAAGAAGAACGATTAA
- a CDS encoding serine/threonine-protein kinase, whose protein sequence is MPEPPRTGDAVLALVRRAEVADDDALAGFLTKSGPIPSTAPDTATRLIQAGILTPFQAKLILQGKHKGFKLGPYRILNQIGAGGMGTVYLAEHAALRRRVALKVLPGKQALDPANVERFYQEARAAATLDHPNIVHAYDVACDRGTYFLVFEYIDGETLDRLLAVRGRLPVGQAVSYVVQAAAGLQHAHDKGVAHRDIKPANLLVGRDGIVKVLDLGLADFFEDSGTKLARNGGAMGTTDYVSPEQLRGCADADHRADIYNLGATLYHLLTGQPPFTGTTAAKMIAHQLSPVPPAHDVCDDVPEALSQVVEIMLAKDPADRYQTAAEAVQALLPFMNTPDRSGMASGRLPPLAAAAVQESTAGLEVGPILEAINTADALARAQRTTRLAVMGMIAGILFGIISLGAALVMCH, encoded by the coding sequence ATGCCCGAACCCCCTCGTACCGGCGATGCCGTTCTTGCACTCGTGCGACGCGCCGAGGTCGCGGACGATGATGCGCTCGCCGGATTTCTCACCAAATCCGGGCCGATCCCGTCGACCGCGCCCGATACCGCGACGCGGCTCATTCAAGCGGGCATCCTCACGCCCTTTCAAGCCAAACTCATCCTTCAGGGGAAGCACAAGGGGTTCAAACTCGGGCCGTACCGCATCCTGAACCAGATCGGGGCGGGCGGGATGGGGACCGTGTACCTCGCGGAACACGCCGCGCTCCGGCGCCGCGTCGCGCTGAAAGTCTTGCCGGGCAAGCAGGCCCTCGACCCGGCGAACGTGGAGCGCTTTTACCAGGAGGCCCGCGCCGCCGCGACCCTCGACCACCCGAACATCGTTCACGCCTACGACGTCGCGTGCGACCGGGGCACGTACTTCCTGGTGTTCGAGTACATCGACGGCGAGACCCTCGACCGATTGCTCGCCGTGCGCGGGCGGCTCCCCGTCGGGCAGGCCGTGAGCTACGTGGTTCAAGCCGCGGCGGGGCTCCAGCACGCCCACGACAAGGGCGTCGCCCACCGCGACATCAAGCCCGCCAACCTGCTCGTGGGGCGTGACGGGATCGTGAAGGTTCTCGACCTCGGCCTCGCGGACTTCTTTGAAGATTCCGGTACGAAACTCGCGCGGAACGGCGGCGCGATGGGCACGACCGACTACGTTTCCCCGGAGCAGCTCCGCGGCTGCGCCGATGCCGACCACCGGGCGGACATCTACAACCTCGGAGCCACGCTCTACCACCTGCTCACCGGCCAGCCGCCCTTCACCGGGACGACCGCGGCGAAGATGATCGCGCACCAGTTGTCGCCCGTTCCGCCGGCACACGACGTCTGCGACGACGTGCCCGAAGCGCTGTCCCAGGTCGTCGAGATCATGCTCGCGAAGGACCCGGCCGACCGCTACCAGACGGCCGCCGAAGCGGTCCAGGCGCTCTTACCGTTCATGAACACCCCCGACCGCAGCGGCATGGCGTCCGGGCGGCTCCCTCCGCTCGCCGCGGCCGCCGTCCAGGAGAGCACCGCGGGGTTGGAAGTGGGGCCGATCCTCGAAGCGATCAACACCGCCGACGCACTCGCGCGGGCACAGCGCACCACGCGCCTGGCCGTGATGGGCATGATCGCGGGCATTCTGTTCGGGATCATTTCGCTCGGGGCCGCACTCGTGATGTGCCACTGA